Proteins from a genomic interval of Lelliottia amnigena:
- the igaA gene encoding intracellular growth attenuator IgaA: MSTILIFFAAMLACVFIAGWLLRRRAQRRLRLPFLNAFAGATTRTLAADERSAIENYLDTLNRILQTPGPTGATAAPVSLNLNAHSDTVLCVTRSITRYGITTDDPNKWRYYLDSVEVHLPPFWEQYINDENSVELIHTDSIPLVIALNGHTLSEYVQEAPRFALERANSTQASIRGEETEQIELLNIRQETYEEYALSRPDGIREAILIVAAFLLFFLCLMTPDVFAPWLAGGAVLLIAAGLWGLFASPAKTALREIHCLRGTPKRWGLFGENDQEHINNISLGIIDLIYPRHWQPWIAQDLGQKTDIDIYLDRQVVRQGRFLSLHDEVKNFPLQHWLRSSIIAGGAALVLALLIFLVPLDMPIKFTVSWIKGAQTIEATSVHQLEEAGVRVGDTLKLKGTGMCNIHAPGTWNTRQNSPFTPFDCSQIIWNDAPPLPLPESDTVSKATALTQALNRQLHPKPDENSRVSQSLRSAIQKSGMVLLDDFGDIVMKTQDLCSAEDECVRLKNALVNLGNSKDWEALVKRAEAGRLDGVNVLLRPVSAESLENLVATSTAPFVMRETSRAAQALNSPAPGGFVIASEEGSDLVDQPYPPVALYDYPAQEQWGEFQRLAQMLMQTPFSAEGIVTGTFTDANGTRHVDLHRMPDSAGLWRYIGTTLLMMAMLICIIWNGFAALRRYQRSRTRLAEIQQYYDNCLNPKLISAPESLIG, encoded by the coding sequence CCTTCAGACGCCAGGGCCGACCGGCGCCACTGCAGCGCCTGTATCTCTGAATCTCAACGCGCACAGCGACACCGTGTTGTGCGTGACGCGCTCGATCACCCGCTATGGCATCACCACCGATGACCCTAATAAGTGGCGCTACTATCTCGACTCCGTCGAAGTGCATTTGCCACCGTTCTGGGAGCAATACATCAATGATGAAAATAGCGTCGAGCTCATCCATACCGATTCCATTCCGCTGGTTATCGCCCTGAATGGCCATACCCTGAGTGAATATGTTCAGGAAGCGCCGCGCTTTGCGCTCGAACGAGCAAACTCTACGCAAGCGTCCATCCGTGGCGAAGAGACCGAACAGATTGAACTGCTCAATATTCGCCAGGAAACGTACGAAGAGTACGCGCTGAGCCGCCCGGATGGCATCCGTGAAGCAATTTTAATTGTCGCCGCTTTCCTGCTGTTTTTCCTGTGCCTGATGACGCCCGACGTTTTTGCCCCGTGGCTCGCAGGCGGCGCTGTCCTGTTGATCGCCGCAGGGTTGTGGGGGCTTTTTGCTTCTCCGGCTAAAACGGCCTTGCGCGAAATCCACTGCTTACGTGGTACGCCAAAACGCTGGGGTCTGTTCGGTGAGAACGATCAGGAGCACATCAACAATATTTCGCTCGGCATTATCGATCTTATTTACCCGCGTCACTGGCAGCCGTGGATTGCTCAGGATTTAGGGCAAAAAACCGATATTGATATCTATCTCGATCGCCAGGTGGTCCGTCAGGGGCGTTTTTTATCGCTGCATGATGAGGTGAAAAACTTCCCGCTCCAGCACTGGCTGCGCAGCAGCATTATTGCAGGTGGCGCGGCGCTCGTTCTGGCGTTACTGATTTTCCTTGTTCCCCTTGATATGCCAATTAAATTCACCGTGTCGTGGATTAAAGGCGCGCAAACTATCGAAGCGACAAGCGTTCATCAGTTGGAAGAGGCTGGCGTTCGCGTGGGGGACACCCTGAAGCTGAAAGGTACGGGTATGTGTAATATTCATGCGCCGGGAACCTGGAATACACGCCAAAATTCGCCCTTCACCCCCTTCGATTGCTCACAGATCATCTGGAATGACGCGCCGCCGTTGCCGCTGCCGGAATCCGATACCGTCAGTAAAGCGACGGCTTTGACGCAGGCGCTTAATCGCCAGCTACACCCAAAACCCGACGAGAATTCGCGCGTCAGTCAGTCTTTGCGCTCTGCCATTCAAAAATCCGGAATGGTTTTGCTGGATGATTTTGGCGACATCGTGATGAAAACACAGGACTTATGTTCTGCAGAGGATGAGTGTGTTCGTCTCAAAAATGCCCTCGTCAACCTCGGGAACAGCAAAGACTGGGAAGCACTGGTCAAACGCGCTGAGGCAGGCCGACTGGACGGCGTGAATGTGTTGTTACGTCCGGTGAGTGCGGAGTCCCTGGAAAATCTGGTCGCCACGTCAACCGCGCCGTTTGTGATGCGTGAAACCTCCCGTGCGGCTCAGGCGCTTAACAGCCCGGCACCCGGCGGTTTTGTGATTGCCAGTGAAGAGGGTAGCGACTTGGTTGATCAGCCGTATCCGCCTGTAGCGCTCTATGATTATCCGGCCCAGGAACAGTGGGGCGAGTTCCAGCGCCTGGCGCAAATGCTGATGCAAACGCCATTTAGCGCAGAAGGGATCGTCACCGGAACCTTTACCGATGCGAACGGCACGCGGCATGTCGATCTGCATCGCATGCCGGACAGCGCCGGATTGTGGCGTTATATCGGGACGACACTGCTCATGATGGCCATGTTGATTTGCATCATCTGGAACGGTTTTGCTGCCCTGCGCCGCTATCAGCGCTCACGTACTCGTCTGGCCGAGATCCAGCAATATTACGATAATTGCCTCAATCCTAAACTTATCTCCGCGCCTGAGAGCCTGATCGGATAA
- a CDS encoding HAD family hydrolase, producing MHLDIAWQDVDTVLLDMDGTLLDLAFDTHFWQKLVPETYGAQQGITPSEAQDYIRQQYHAVQHTLNWYCLDYWSDRLGLDICAMTTAQGPHAVLREDTVPFLDALKASGKRRILLTNAHPHNLAVKLEHTGLASHLDLLLSTHTFGYPKEDQRLWQAVAEKTGLQPDRTLFIDDSEPILDAAAKFGVRYCLGVTNPDSGQAEKSYQRHPALNDYRRMIPSLSVKEKP from the coding sequence ATGCATCTTGATATCGCCTGGCAGGACGTTGATACCGTTCTGCTGGATATGGACGGCACGCTGCTCGATCTCGCATTTGACACCCATTTCTGGCAAAAGCTGGTGCCCGAAACCTACGGTGCGCAGCAGGGTATCACTCCGTCAGAAGCGCAGGATTACATTCGTCAGCAGTATCACGCCGTGCAACATACGCTAAACTGGTACTGCCTGGATTACTGGAGCGACCGCCTCGGTCTGGATATTTGTGCCATGACCACCGCTCAAGGGCCGCACGCAGTTTTGCGTGAAGATACGGTGCCGTTTTTGGATGCCCTGAAGGCGAGCGGCAAACGACGTATTTTGCTGACCAACGCGCATCCGCATAATCTGGCCGTGAAGCTGGAACATACTGGATTAGCGTCACACCTTGATTTATTACTTTCCACCCACACATTTGGGTATCCGAAAGAGGATCAGCGGTTATGGCAGGCCGTCGCGGAGAAAACCGGTTTGCAGCCAGACAGAACCTTGTTCATTGATGACAGTGAACCGATCCTGGATGCCGCAGCAAAATTTGGGGTTCGGTATTGCCTGGGCGTGACCAATCCCGATTCTGGACAGGCTGAAAAAAGCTATCAGCGGCATCCGGCGTTGAACGATTACCGTCGAATGATCCCCTCACTCAGCGTGAAGGAGAAGCCATGA
- the hslR gene encoding ribosome-associated heat shock protein Hsp15, which produces MKEKPSDGVRLDKWLWAARFYKTRALAREMVDGGKVHYNGQRSKPSKLVELNATLTLRQGNDEKTVVIKSITEQRRPATEATAMYEETTESVEKREKVALARKMNALTMPHPDRRPDKKERRDLMKFKHGEIE; this is translated from the coding sequence ATGAAAGAAAAACCCTCTGATGGGGTAAGGCTCGACAAATGGCTATGGGCGGCCCGTTTTTATAAAACGCGCGCCCTCGCCCGTGAAATGGTTGACGGTGGCAAAGTGCATTACAACGGGCAGCGCAGCAAGCCGAGTAAGCTTGTTGAACTGAACGCCACTCTGACGTTACGTCAGGGAAACGATGAAAAAACGGTCGTGATAAAATCCATTACCGAACAGCGTCGTCCGGCGACCGAAGCGACCGCAATGTATGAAGAAACGACAGAAAGCGTCGAGAAGCGCGAGAAAGTGGCGCTGGCGCGCAAGATGAATGCGCTAACCATGCCGCACCCGGACAGACGACCGGACAAAAAAGAACGTCGCGATCTGATGAAATTTAAGCACGGCGAAATTGAATAA
- the hslO gene encoding Disulfide bond chaperones of the HSP33 family, whose translation MAQHDQLHRYLFEQFAVRGELVTVSETWKQILENHNYPQPVKKVLGELLVATSLLTATLKFAGDITVQLQGDGPMNMAVINGNNQQQMRGVARVQGDVPEGADLKTLVGNGFLVITITPDEGERYQGVVGLEGDTLAECLEDYFLRSEQLPTRLFIRTGEVEGQLAAGGMLLQVLPAQNAQGNDFEHLATLTETIKTEELFTLPANEVLWRLYHEEEVTLYDPQDVEFKCTCSRERCAGALRTLPDEEIDSIMAEDGEIDMNCDYCGSHYVFNAMDIAEIRNNASPADPQVH comes from the coding sequence ATGGCCCAACACGACCAATTACACCGCTATCTGTTTGAGCAATTTGCCGTTCGCGGTGAGCTGGTAACCGTCTCCGAAACCTGGAAACAGATTCTGGAGAACCACAATTATCCGCAGCCTGTTAAAAAAGTGCTGGGCGAACTGCTGGTGGCGACAAGCCTGCTAACCGCAACGCTGAAATTTGCTGGCGATATCACCGTGCAGTTGCAGGGTGACGGCCCGATGAACATGGCGGTTATCAACGGTAATAATCAGCAGCAGATGCGCGGTGTGGCTCGCGTGCAGGGCGACGTGCCAGAAGGCGCTGACCTGAAAACGCTGGTGGGCAACGGTTTCCTCGTGATTACCATCACACCAGACGAAGGCGAGCGCTATCAGGGCGTGGTAGGCCTTGAAGGCGATACGCTGGCAGAGTGTCTGGAAGATTACTTCCTGCGTTCTGAGCAGTTGCCGACACGCCTGTTTATTCGCACCGGCGAGGTTGAAGGTCAACTGGCGGCGGGCGGCATGCTGCTGCAGGTTCTGCCTGCGCAAAATGCCCAGGGCAATGATTTTGAGCATCTGGCGACGCTGACCGAAACCATCAAAACCGAAGAGCTCTTCACTCTGCCTGCCAACGAAGTGCTGTGGCGTCTGTACCACGAAGAAGAAGTGACGCTTTACGATCCGCAGGATGTTGAGTTCAAATGCACCTGTTCTCGTGAACGCTGTGCGGGTGCGCTGAGAACGCTGCCGGACGAAGAGATCGACAGCATCATGGCCGAAGACGGTGAAATCGACATGAACTGCGATTACTGTGGTTCTCACTACGTCTTCAACGCCATGGACATCGCCGAGATCCGCAATAACGCTTCTCCGGCCGATCCGCAGGTCCATTAA